The following nucleotide sequence is from Mytilus galloprovincialis chromosome 12, xbMytGall1.hap1.1, whole genome shotgun sequence.
AAGTTGAAGGGAATTGCATGACAGTTGTCGGGAATGATATGACAGTTGACGGAAATAACATGAAAGTTGTTTGAAATGACATGACAGTTGTCGAGTACAATTTGATAATCGACGGGAATGACATAACAGTCGTTGAGAACAACATGACAGTTGTTGAGAATTATATGATAGTCGACGGGAATGACAATATACACTTGTTGAGAATGACATGACAGTTGACGAGAATGATAGAATAGTCGAATGTTATGGTATTACAGTTTTTGAGAATGGCATGATAGATGTCGAGATTGCCAGTCGACGGCATGGCATAGTAGATTTAaaagttgatttatttttaagtatataattttttttcatttcacagGACATGTACATAAATTTCTTATTCACTATAAGTAAGAATAAACTGTGATATTTCTATCCTCAAGAACCCACAAATTTCCTTTTCCATCGATAGTCACGGACATTGATCTGTGGTGATGAAATTGAGTTCTAAGACAATCAAATGTTAATACATCACGAATAAAGTTGCCATCAGATCCCATCAAGCATATACGACAACCGTATGAATCAGCTACGAAAACGATTCCATGACGGTCTTCGCACATCGACACAAAGTTACAGTAATTATCCTCAGACTTATGCGAATGTAAAAGTTCACCACTTAAAGATGTCGCAAGTATCTCTACATCAAAAGCAATTAAAattgcttttgtttttgtatataaaatgcaGTTCGGCTTGTTTTGACTATGACGTTCCAGTATGCACTTGCTAGAAAACGATCTGACAATTTTGCCCGATTCATATACTTCGTagaatttattgtttatataaaataacAAGTTACCATTGTCTATTATACATGCGCAACCGTGTTCCGAAAGATTAGGTATGTCATTTTCCCATACAAGAAACTTTGTGGATGTTGCTTTTCCATCATGTTCTACTTGTAAGGTTCTAATACTTGATCCGAACCATGCAAAGAATTTTCCGttgtaaacaacaataatttcACGTTTATCTCGGCATGGTGCATATTGTCTCGAATTAAATTTTAGTTTACCATCTAGGTCATAAACTATGACTTTGCCGTGATAGTTCCTGGTATCGCTAGCATATCTTTCGTGCGAGACACAGACGAGAGTTCCGCCTGCTGTCATCAATTTTGATATACCAGATTCAACCTTAAACGTAAATTCTTGTGTAAAAGTTCTTTTGCTCATAAAATCGATAGTTTGAAGACATGGGAAATGCACTGTAGGTAAAACTGTTGTGTTTTCATTTGGTTTGACTGATccaaaaaaatcttttatatgGTCAAACGACAACGTGCCTGGATTATATTTAGGGAACTTTAAAATCATCCCGGAGATTGAATAGTTTTCATCGTATATTTTTGATTGTGTGCAAATGGCACTGCCAAATTCGACTATTTTACATTTGATACCACAATTAACTATTGCTTCAATGGACTTTCTAAATTTGATAAGAGCAATACGACGGAGTTCTGCTTCTTCTGTGTATGTTAGCAGAGTTTTCCTGTCTGAATTCGAAAGTGATTCTAGGTTTTGCATAGAATCGGATAAAATCATATCAACAGATGTACACATCCATTCTTTCAAATTAGATGCAGCTCTTTGCAATTCAGTTTTTGTTATGTCTATATGTGTCTGGTAtttctttttttccatttttgcaTTTTCTACTGTGTTGTTCAAAAAAGGTATTTTTGAACTAAGACTCGTTACTACGGAGGTCAAAGATAAGATCATGTTTTTTGCAGCATAATTTAAATCTTCAATCTTGTGACAAACATGTTTGGAATTTTTACACTCTTCGCAGATAAGAGAATTGCATGACTTACAGTAAAATGAAAACTCCTTCACGTGCTCACCACATTGCATGTCTTCCGGTCGTATTTTATCCTGTTTTGTAGGAAGCTCTGTGTTTTCTTCAACTAGTGTGTGTTTCCTTAAAGTTTTATTTCTCAAATGATAGTCATGACAACTTTTGCACATGTTCTGATCGCAATCTATACATCTGgaataaatttcaatttcatcACACATTTCGCATGTTCTTTCAGTTTCGTTTTTCTTAACACTGTTGCTCTTAGTGgtatatggaaaaaatggaaaacTTTTAATGCCTTCAATTGGAACTGGAAGATCTCTTCTACAAAGCGGACATCGGAATATTTGCTTACCCTCTATTAGTTTTTCCAAACATGTtgtacaaaatatatgaaaacagtCCAAAAGTCTTGGAGATGTATATGCCGAGTTGCAAATTTCACAAAAATTGTCCTCTGCAGTCGGTAAATTTGTCGCCATGTTTAATCTTTACTCTTGATTTGCTATAACAATATGACGGTCAGGTGAACATTGCTGTGCACGGTTGCTAGGCTACCATATTAACATGAGAAGCATTAATATAAACTAATGCATTGTCTTCTACCAAATATATTGCCAAGACTGCATTCTTACAAAATAGTGTTATCTTTCATAAATTGACATTCACAAGGTATGTAATTCCTAAGTTATCCGTATAATCTGAAAAACAAAAGAATTGGTATCCgtatcaaattaatatttaaactATAATAGTTCAGTATATGAACATGATACAGATACAACCTAAAAAGGGGGTCTCGGTGGTCGAGTGGTcaaagtagttactactgtaattactagccagtcaacactgaggttgtgagttagaacaccgctcgtgcgggtgcactcgacgccaatcttaattgactatgaTTGTCAAGTTTTCCTATCAAAGCTCGTttgttttctccgggcactccaacttcctccaccaataaaaactggccgccacgaaatcgcgtaaatgcggtgcttaaaagtagCGTTACacacaaaaaatcaatcaaatcaaaagtaaaaagtaaaaggTACTGATTAAACATTTAACTGGgtttattattattcgttggataccaattttcattgactTCGCGGTTACATATGAAATctaatatccacgaaaattcaaAGTTCCCTCAATACAAGAAAATTAATATCCACGATTTTAACGAATCCACAGTAATTTGAGACAACTACATACTACTTCTATTTTTGCTAACGAGCTTATCAAGGACGATTAACTATACGCCATCAACAAAAAATCCGATGCTCcactaaaataaaacatacatgtatttcaaaatcTCTACAATTATGGAAAGATtcaataatcataataataagGACCGAATAAATATTATTACAGTTCTCCTTAAAACATGTCTTTGTAAAGTAGGTTTAACATGGCCACTacacatgaataaaaaaaatattaaatatcgcCGTTTGCAAACATTTACCATGTTCACCCAATAGTTAGGGTCATGATTTTCCCGAACGTTGTGACAAAGTTTCAGACGAAAATAATATTCTTTTCATTTCAGTTACTTTAATCATCATCATATTCTCAGTCACATTTTTTAAGCAAGTTTTTGTTTACTGTTGATTTGTTTTGGGGGAGGGGAGGGGGTCATGCGTTTTAAAAAGAATATCACGAAATTTAGAAtacaacgaagaataatcccgagaaataTGTATTTAGTCGGACATCTATTTTCGGTTATgttgtgcaattctagtataaTGTTGACTTGCGAAACATTGTAACATAAAACGTATTTTTGAAATAACATATTAAAGTATTTTATTAGTCAATACTAGATATTTAaattttcagaaatataaatgagaagttatatattttttttaaacgataaCCTTTCGTTTTCTTAAATTGGCTTATACCCCATTCAACTTGACAAGAAAAGTATATGGGCTTATTTTTGCAGCCTTTGACGCTTTACaatgaaaacaagaatataaaGATGCTATTAGAATATAAATACTGATATCTAACAGACAAATATCATGTCACAACTGATtgttaatatttcaaattaatatatgcaTAGTACTGATTGATTTTAGATTCAAGGGACCAAGAAAAGTGGCCAAAATATGTCACTtgtgttttctatgttgagttttgtgtacttttggttgtctcttttttctgtttttatgttgtggttattttttttcaacttatgagtttaaatgtccctcagGTGTATTTAGCTTCTCTTTCAAGTTTGTAATAAAGAATCAGATTacaggaagctattaaaccaagagttccaaatggtgaagttgaaatcatcccttcgtaaattttacggacgccatcacgagttggttgaccgttatggaatatgtttcacaaatgatatcggatatgttacttacgtcatgtacgtcgtaactacaatccccttcccttatatgaatgtgacctaccgaattagactatttaccggacttGTTATCActaaagcaacacgacgggtgccacatgttgagcaggatctgcttacccttccggagcacctgagatcacccctagtttttggtggcgTTCGTTatgattattctttagttttctatgttgtgtcatgtgtctagtgtttgtctgtttgtctttttcgtttttagccatggcgttgtcggtttattttcgatttacgcgtttgactgtccctctggtatctttcgtccctcttttacattagctgtatttgacaaaacttttatgaatatttcgtcctcaatgctcttcacctttgtactttatttggccttcagacttttgttttattcgagcgtcactgatgactcttttgtagacgaaatgcgcgtctggcgcaaatacaaaatttcgatcctggtttctatgatgagtttatccacAATTAACTGGATAAAAATACGGATAATATACTGGAATTCAACACTTCATATGTTGAATTTTATTATCGTCATAAAAAGACATACTTATTACAAATATGAAAACACtgtaattttgtcttttttaagtACCCATAGGTTACCTCTTCCGTCAATGGTTAAAGACTTTGGTCCGTCTATTTCATCTTTTGAAGTCAGTATGTCACGAATATAATGACCGTCTGATGTAAAAAGCGCTATGCTATTATTGTTCTTATCAGCAACGAACACGTTTTCATAACGATCTTCACACATTGCTACAAAATCTGAGCTTTCATTTCTATGCAAGTGTGTAAAGTCTCCTGTTAAGGAAATTGCATAGATTTCCTTAGAATATGCAATAAGAAAGATTTTTGACTGAGTATATAAAACGAAATTTGCTGGATTGCCACTTCCTTTTTTTGAAATGTCCGCACTAATAAAAGTTCGAATTATTTTACCTGTTTCATTGACTTCAAAAAATCTGCAGTCGCAAATAATAAGCATATTTTCATTATCCATGAGGCATGCATTTCTTGTTTTGCAATGATGTGATACATCATGTTCGCACGGATTTATTGCCACGCCTGTAAATTCTCCTAATTCCATTGGTACTGATTTGATTGTATTGCCACTCCAAACGAAGAGACCTTTAGTATTCATTCCAATTATTGTAAATCTGGTCCCATTCGTTTGTGAACTGCTTGCTTCCTCTTTCTTGTCTCCATTTGGATCAAATTTCATAACTTTGGCACTATAGTAAGGGCCACCAACATGCTTCTCGCGATTGATATATTTCAATCGCGTAACATACACATACGAATCGCATACCGCCATAATACTTTTCAAATCAGAATCATTTTGAAAGTTCATTACCGTTGTCATTTTCAATGTGTTTCCAAATATATGAATTTGAAAGGATggcaattgtgttttttttaagacCGTTGTGCTTTCTTCTCTCTTTATCTTTCcaaaataatgtttcatttggTGATGAGAAAACGTGCCAGCATGAAATTTTGGAATACATAGCTTCATCTCAAACTGCGAAAGATGTTCATCGTACATGATAGACTGTCGGTTTAGAGCACCGCTATATCTAACTATGTTGGATGCGACGCCACATCTGATAGTTCCCTGCATTGTCTTTAGTAATTTAATCATAGCAATCCGATTTAATTCAGATTCTTCAATGAatgtttgaataattttcttGTCTGCTTTGGAAAAAGATTCTAAGTCGTAAATGCTCTCCGACAACATCATATCAATTGACTTACACATGATATCTTTCAGGTTTAAAGCCATACTCTTCagttcagttttggtttgtttaaTATGGGtacaatatttcttttcttccTCCTTtgcattttgtattatattgtccATGAAAGGTACTTTTGATTGAAGATTTATAACCAATGCGTCTAAAGATGAGATCGTGTGTTTGACAGTAGACTCTAAATTATTAGTTTTGTGACAAGCATGTTTAGATTGTGTGCATTCATCACAAATAGGCAAATTGCATGACTTACAGTAAATTGAAAATGACTTCCCGTGTTCACTGCATTGTTCGTTGTCCTTCGTCCCTTGATACTGTTCGACAGGTATTTCTGGGTTCACTTTCTCGATTAATTTATGTTTTCGGAATGTTCTATTTCTTAAATGGTATTCGTGGCAAATCCTGCACATGTTTTGATCGCAATCCACACATCTGGAATAGACTACCATTTCGTCGCACATTCCACAAGTTATTTCATAATCAGATGTTTTTTCCTCATTACATGATGATGTTACCATGAATGGACACAATGGAAAATTTTCAATACCTTCTTTTGGAACAGGCAGGTTTCTCCTACAAAGCGGACATCGGAATGTTTGCGTATTTTCTATCAGCTTTTCCAAACAAGGTGTACAAAATACATGAAAACAGTTCAGAATCCTTGGAGATGTATATTCAGACTTGCATATTCCACAAATATTATCGGCCTCCACAGATTGACTATACGCCATGACACTTGTCTATCAATTATATGTGTACAAGAGCTAGTCACGtctattaaaattttcaaagtcaattcTTCAAtagatttaacatgtttaaatagcTCATGTTTTTATCATTTCTGATTTCAAGGTTACCTCATTGAAAATCATTAGGTGTATGGGTGGGCATATTCAAACTGCATTTATCTATTTCTGAAAACGTTTCATCCGATAAATCCGTAAAAAATATGTTTCCGTTAAAAATGTTAAGTTGAagaatttcattttcatatcaTTCTGAAAAaggtaatataaatataatatagatacAACATGTAAGGGTTCAAATTACAGTGTATGCATATAGTTCTGTCAGAGCAGACGATCTTTTTACAGAAGTTTTCACGTTTAATGTACTAATAGTCGTAATAGATAGGGTGTcgtcctccatcttggatttggaaataccagaaaacaaggtctagatctttaatagaatgtgcaaatgTTGAGAGTAGTAGgaaattcatgtgtaagaactttcatttcaatatagaaaatgacatgttttatcatatttatggttgtattttataTGTAACGAAAACTTTTGTTTGGTCATTTTTTGTTCCACCTTTGCCatataaggggaggcaactcaaatgaaagggcagataattcagatgaagggacttttacaatagaatgtgttaggaatttaccttttttattatgtagcaagaacTGAAAGCATACTAGttaagctatcttctcatatgttatctcatgtagtttacgctttattgcagaaaattgggttttccacccataatctatacaaaatctgtcaattcTGAACACCGTGTAGTGTGAAAATAAGCCCCGTGAcccattatttttattaacttttttttaaaagcatgatataaattacattttggcaaattattaaaaaattctatggattataatttagacaccccatctaccttaaccTACCGTTTTCATCGTGTTTAAAAATGCCAGCAATGtacgtaccaagtcaggaatatgacatttgatTTGGTCGAGCGTTAGGTTTTGTTATGTTGTAGGGActtctatttttaatttacttgGGGTTCAGTATTTTCatcaacacatttttttcacTAAGCAGATATGGTTAGTTTGAATAAGAGACGACCGTTACCAGTTGGAAATTCAAACCTCATAAGTTGTCGATAACGTGAATTactaacaaaatataaagaatacatgCCACGTTGGAGTTTTGAACAGGAACGAAAAGAAATGACACAAATCGTAAAATGAGAAACGAAACGAAATGACAAAAATCATGATATGAGAAACAATCGAAACGGAACTCAACGAAACAAACTAAGCTAGACGAAATCAaacatttaatgtaattaaaagctAATATTGTCATAGGCTACTACGATTCCACTAATAGATAAACTTTCAAGTTATGCAAggcattaaaaaaaaacgaacactTTATTTTCTGTTGCTCCTTGTGTTGGAATTGAAATTATGATAGCACacatataattatgtttttacTCTGCGTAGAGCACTATTTACATAGGATACTAGattactggcatgaaaatacggattttttgtgttattaaatttgctgttacaaaatattaaaaattattataaattaaggaatgtatctccctcatgcaaaactctgatttctttcacggctttggctatactttttggaacttttggattatagctcttcatcttttatataagctttggattttacatattttggccacgacaCTATCAATTTCAGCTACACCCATAATATAAATTTGAATGTGTATCTAAGCTAGATAAATATTCTTATCTGTTTATCTGTATACAGTATCCAACAATATCATATATTAATCTACGCGTGTCATGTTTGGAAGCCATACTCTACAGTTGAATATTTGTATGTCTTATATATGGGGAGTATCACTTTTCTTCTTCTTTTCGTTTTTGTACTATTTAGTCCATAAAGAGTGCATGCTTTGTTAATATTAGACGTATATAGCTTGCGTTAGGTTAAAATTGAGATCATGTCTTGATAGTTTAATCTACATGACAGGTTGTGTTGCAAGTTTGCTTTCATTTTTGCCTCACTTTGCAGGCAAATTGCATAAATCACAGTGCATAAAAATGCATTCATGGGCTCATTTTACATTATACTTGTTCCTTTTCCATTTATATAAATCATGTGTGTTCAGGACTGTGTTCATTAGACGTTCGCGGTACCGCTATGTATGAATTGTAACGTCACGCTACTTATGACGTTGAGATTTATGTGCAAGATGAGTTTTAGAATCATTACAAGTAGAAACAACTAGTAGTTCTTATTGTGCCTAACAAGTCTGATAATACCACTCTAAGATATTGGTGCCGAAGGACCAAGATGAGTTCGAAACTACGTTCGATACGTGCAGGACACAGAAGTGTTATTTCCCGACTTTTGAAGAAATTTGAGGACATCCGAGACGACGGAGATGAGCCCGTGAACACTGAAGAGTTAACTAAAATTGTGAACAATCTGTTGAAGAAACAAGAGACACTACAAAAATTAAATGAGAACATTCTAGAAAATCTTGATGAAGGAGAAGTAGAAGCCGAGATCGTCGATTCAGATGAGTATGCTTACACATTAGATGGAAAAATAACGCAAATACAAAAGCTCATTCTTGTCAATACATCCGCACTCAATACAAATGCAAAAGATTTCGTCAGTTATAGCGGCCCTTCTCATTCCGCCCCTGCTCAGCCCGCTCATGATCAACAAAGTTATGCTCAGTCCGCTCATGATCAACAAAGTTATGCTCAACCCGCTCATGATCAACAAAGTTATGCTCAGTCCGCTCATGATCAACAAAGTTATGCTCAACCCGCTCATGATCAACAAAGTTATGCTCAACCCGGGAGATACACTAAACAGAATACATGTAATTCAAACTTCCGTGAACCGGAAACTCAGTTTTCACGTACTAACACTAGAGTAAATGAGTACAACAAGTTGCCCAAATTGAATCTCCCTACCTTTGATGGTAATATTATGCAGTGGCAGTCATTTTGGGATTCATACGAGACATCCGTTCACGAAAACACTACTCTTGGAAATGTTCAGAAATTTAATTATTTGAAGTCACTACTCCATGATGAGGCATTGAAAACCGTCACAGGGTTTGCGCTTACACATGCAAATTATGAGAAAGCTATTTCTTTACTGCAAGAAAGATATGGACAATCGCATGTAATAAGACAGAAGTATATGCAAGCACTAGTTGATATACCAGCCCCTAAATACACGATATCTAGCATGAAAAACTACTACGATGAAATTGAGATACACATTAGAGGTTTGGAGTCATTAGGTCAAAGTGAAGACACATACGGAGCGTTTTTAGTGCCCATTATTATGAACAAACTACCCGGTGAAATCCGCAGAAATCTTGCCAGACAATATAGATCTACAGATTTACAACTGAATGAATTACGCCGTGGAATTTTCGATGAACTTTATATTATGGATGCAAGAAATACTTCAGAACAGTTAGAACCCCCTACAGCTACCGCCGCCTTTCTGACAAATACAAATTCTAGTAATCGAAATAGAGGTAACAAGAATACAAACGCAAGTAACACTAAACCCAAGCCACACTGTGCGTACTGTAAGGAGCCACACTCGTCTGTTAATTGCACTAAAGTATCTGATTACAATGGCCGAATGTCAATCGTGAAAAAAGACCGCTTATGCTTTAACTGTCTAGGACACCATAGCTTATCCGCATGTAAATCTACAAAAACTTGCAACAAGTGTCACAAACGTCATCACACCAGCATTTGCAAAGACAATGTTAAAACAAATGAAGACAACAAACCAACAGGGGATGTAAGCGTAGGCACAATTCAACACAACGCGGAGGAACCAGACATTATTTTACACTCACAATCGCCAGATCGTGTACTTTTGAAGACAACAATTAACCCAGTAAGTGCAGAACATGAAATACTTGATGCAAAAATATTGTTTGATGAAGGCGCACAGCGGTCATTTATCACAGAAGAATTAGCCGAGAAATTGAAACTCAAGCCTACTGGAACTGAAAGCGTTAACCTATCCGGATTTGGAGACAATGCAAATAGTACTAAAATTCGCCATTTGAGAACAGGATTGGTATATCTCATAACTACAGATGGTAAACTGCCGATTCGAGTCTTGATCGTTCCAGAGATCGCAGCACCGATGAGAACCTATGTACGCCAAGCAGCAAAACTTACATATTTGTCAGGAATCAAATTAGCTCACCCAGTAACAGCAGatgaaaactttgaaatttcTATTCTAATTGGAGCTGATTACTTCTGGTCAATTGTTCAGAATGATATTATCCGAGGCGAAGGACCGACAGCTGTTCAATAAGAAATCGGATACTTGTTGTCTGGAACGCTACATTCACACAACTCTGACACAGATGGATACAAGAGAGCTTCAATGATGAACGTGATGATCGCAACAAAAACCGATGAGTACGACTTggagaaattttggaaaatagaGTCACTGGCCACCGAGAAAATTGACACCACAAAGTTAGAAGAACAGATAGATATTCAAAAGACTTATGAAGAGAAACAAATTCGTTACCATGACAACAGATATTTTGTAACGTTACCATGGAAAGAGGATCACCCTACGTTACCGACAAATAAAGCCATTGCACAACGAAGGACGGAAAATGTAATAAGAAGACTTAGCAAAGAACCCAAACTACTTGAAAAATATGGAGAAATAATGGCAGAGCAGGAGAAAAGGGGCTTCATAGAGAAAGTGGATACTACTAATGAGACCGATGAAACGAGCAAAATACACTATATTCCGCATCATGCTGTGAGAAAAGATTCAACTACAACACCAATCAGGGTCGTATACGACTGCAGTTGTAAAGCAACACCAGAATCGCCTAGTCTTAATGATTGTTTGATGACTACTCCACCCAATTTAAATGACTTATAGTCGGCATTCTTTTAAGATTTCGTTTACACCAATTTGCCGTTACTACTGATATAGAGAAGGCGTTCTTGAGAGAGACACAGGATAGAGATGTCACACGTTTCTTTTGCAACAGACCCATCAACTCCACTATCAACTTACCGATTTAAGTCTGTATTATTTGGAGCCACTTCATCGCCATTCATACTGAATTCCGTTCTACAAAAACACTTGAGAGAGAACCGTTGTGAATATACTGACACTTTAATGAATGATTTGTATGTTGATAATATACTGTCGAGTTTTCCTACAGAGAGTGCATTACTGAAATATTTTGATACAGCAAGAGACTTATTCACTAGAGCAGGATTTAACTTGCGCTCATGGGCTTCAAATTCTCAACTTTTGCGAAACCGCGCAAATTCACacaacgtattagacaaagatgAACCCATAAAAGTGCTTGGATTGAGATGGAACACTTGTAACGACACACTTACTTTCGCCAAACCGGAATACACAGATATTGAAGATACACGTCTGACAAAACGAGAGATTTTAAGACAATCGTCGAAAATCTATGATCCACTCGGACTTATTGGTCCAGTTACTGTGCGTAGTAAGATTCTTATGCAGACTTTGTGGGAGAAAGGATTAAATTGGGATGAACCTCTTACATCTGAAATTACAACAGAATGGAAGTGTGTACTACAAGATATTAATGAATGTTCACATTTGGAGATTAATAGAccgtatttcaaagaaaaatcagACAATGTAGAATTACATGTTTTTACGGATACAAGCTTGAAAGCCTATGGAGCATGCGCATATTTAGTCAGCGGAAAAGAAACCGTACTTATCATGTCAAAGAATCGAGTGGCACCTCTGAAACAGTTAACAATCCCGAAGTTAGAACTCAGTGCAGCTTTGATAGGCGCAAGACTCGTCAAGCATTTAAAATCGTACTTGGATGTAACAAGCGTCACATTATGGAGTGACAGTCAGATAACTTTGTGTTGGCTTACTTCTGAGAAACAATTACCCGTTTTCGTTAGTAATCGAGTGAAGGAAATTAACGAAATTACTCAAGAATACCAATGGAAGTACTGTCCGACAGATTCAAATCCAGCAGATATGCTATCGAGAGGAGTAACTGCAACGAAATTCTTAGAATTGGATCTTTGGATGAAAGGACCTGAATGGCTCACTGACAAATCAAACTGGCCACAGTGGAAGAATAAAGAATCACACATTCTTAGCACTACAATTGAGCAAGGACAATCAACTAGTGAACCGCAACAGAAAATCAGATCTTATGAAGGAATAAGTCAAATTATGGATATAGAACGCTACAGCTCATACCAAAAACTTTTGCGTATAACAGCATACATGTACCG
It contains:
- the LOC143054991 gene encoding uncharacterized protein LOC143054991, coding for MCDEIEIYSRCIDCDQNMCKSCHDYHLRNKTLRKHTLVEENTELPTKQDKIRPEDMQCGEHVKEFSFYCKSCNSLICEECKNSKHVCHKIEDLNYAAKNMILSLTSVVTSLSSKIPFLNNTVENAKMEKKKYQTHIDITKTELQRAASNLKEWMCTSVDMILSDSMQNLESLSNSDRKTLLTYTEEAELRRIALIKFRKSIEAIVNCGIKCKIVEFGSAICTQSKIYDENYSISGMILKFPKYNPGTLSFDHIKDFFGSVKPNENTTVLPTVHFPCLQTIDFMSKRTFTQEFTFKVESGISKLMTAGGTLVCVSHERYASDTRNYHGKVIVYDLDGKLKFNSRQYAPCRDKREIIVVYNGKFFAWFGSSIRTLQVEHDGKATSTKFLVWENDIPNLSEHGCACIIDNGNLLFYINNKFYEVYESGKIVRSFSSKCILERHSQNKPNCILYTKTKAILIAFDVEILATSLSGELLHSHKSEDNYCNFVSMCEDRHGIVFVADSYGCRICLMGSDGNFIRDVLTFDCLRTQFHHHRSMSVTIDGKGNLWVLEDRNITVYSYL
- the LOC143055227 gene encoding uncharacterized protein LOC143055227; translation: MAYSQSVEADNICGICKSEYTSPRILNCFHVFCTPCLEKLIENTQTFRCPLCRRNLPVPKEGIENFPLCPFMVTSSCNEEKTSDYEITCGMCDEMVVYSRCVDCDQNMCRICHEYHLRNRTFRKHKLIEKVNPEIPVEQYQGTKDNEQCSEHGKSFSIYCKSCNLPICDECTQSKHACHKTNNLESTVKHTISSLDALVINLQSKVPFMDNIIQNAKEEEKKYCTHIKQTKTELKSMALNLKDIMCKSIDMMLSESIYDLESFSKADKKIIQTFIEESELNRIAMIKLLKTMQGTIRCGVASNIVRYSGALNRQSIMYDEHLSQFEMKLCIPKFHAGTFSHHQMKHYFGKIKREESTTVLKKTQLPSFQIHIFGNTLKMTTVMNFQNDSDLKSIMAVCDSYVYVTRLKYINREKHVGGPYYSAKVMKFDPNGDKKEEASSSQTNGTRFTIIGMNTKGLFVWSGNTIKSVPMELGEFTGVAINPCEHDVSHHCKTRNACLMDNENMLIICDCRFFEVNETGKIIRTFISADISKKGSGNPANFVLYTQSKIFLIAYSKEIYAISLTGDFTHLHRNESSDFVAMCEDRYENVFVADKNNNSIALFTSDGHYIRDILTSKDEIDGPKSLTIDGRGNLWVLKKDKITVFSYL